One part of the Populus alba chromosome 18, ASM523922v2, whole genome shotgun sequence genome encodes these proteins:
- the LOC118053692 gene encoding uncharacterized protein isoform X1: MSTEPPAFQEAARCDVCKCSFNTFRRRHHCRCCGRTLCHEHSSNQMALPQFGILSNARVCADCFNNSTRSEKVDGVDSVTDKVSRLDIDTEKHPKPEPTTQNQSAAGVIECKCGMPLCICEAPAAKTDPVPMQIKLSSTFTSQSNSKPKKTDAVPKNRGSTSSSKPSSVFNHGQITNGGVDKPQMDYEVNGEGLREAIKNGDTVAVKKLLSEGVDANYRDKQGMSLLHLAALFNRTDIAFILMDSGASMNYKNAQGETPLDCAPATLQYKMKQKMEECGQQGPHTSV; this comes from the exons ATGTCAACGGAGCCTCCAGCTTTTCAAGAAGCAGCTCGCTGTGATGTCTGCAAATGCAGCTTCAACACTTTCCGTCGTCGT CATCATTGCCGTTGTTGCGGAAGGACATTATGCCATGAACACTCGTCAAATCAAATG GCTTTGCCTCAGTTTGGGATACTCTCGAATGCTAGAGTTTGTGCTGATTGTTTTAACAATTCTACCCG ATCAGAGAAAGTTGATGGAGTTGATTCCGTAACAGATAAAGTTTCTAGATTAGACATTGATACAGAAAAACATCCAAAACCAGAACCAACAACACAGAATCAATCTGCTGCAGGTGTTATAGAGTGTAAGTGTGGGATGCCTTTATGCATCTGTGAAGCACCAGCAGCAAAAACAGATCCGGTTCCCATGCAG ATAAAACTTTCGTCCACCTTCACATCCCAGTCGAAttcaaaaccaaagaaaacaGATGCTGTTCCGAAGAACAGAGGCTCCACTTCAAGCAGCAAGCCTAG TTCGGTTTTCAATCATGGCCAAATTACAAATGGTGGTGTAGATAAACCTCAGATGGATTATGAAGTCAATGGAGAG GGTTTAAGGGAAGCCATAAAGAATGGTGATACTGTTGCAGTCAAGAAGCTTTTGAGTGAG GGTGTGGATGCAAATTATCGTGATAAGCAAGGAATGTCTTTGCTACATCTG GCTGCACTATTTAATCGAACTGACATAGCGTTCATCCTTATGGACTCCGGGGCAAGCATGAACTATAAGAATGCGCAAG GGGAAACGCCATTGGACTGCGCTCCTGCAACTTTGCAGTACAAGATGAAACAGAAAATGGAGGAATGTGGACAGCAGGGGCCACATACCAGTGTTTGA
- the LOC118053692 gene encoding uncharacterized protein isoform X2, which produces MSTEPPAFQEAARCDVCKCSFNTFRRRHHCRCCGRTLCHEHSSNQMALPQFGILSNARVCADCFNNSTRSEKVDGVDSVTDKVSRLDIDTEKHPKPEPTTQNQSAAGVIECKCGMPLCICEAPAAKTDPVPMQSNSKPKKTDAVPKNRGSTSSSKPSSVFNHGQITNGGVDKPQMDYEVNGEGLREAIKNGDTVAVKKLLSEGVDANYRDKQGMSLLHLAALFNRTDIAFILMDSGASMNYKNAQGETPLDCAPATLQYKMKQKMEECGQQGPHTSV; this is translated from the exons ATGTCAACGGAGCCTCCAGCTTTTCAAGAAGCAGCTCGCTGTGATGTCTGCAAATGCAGCTTCAACACTTTCCGTCGTCGT CATCATTGCCGTTGTTGCGGAAGGACATTATGCCATGAACACTCGTCAAATCAAATG GCTTTGCCTCAGTTTGGGATACTCTCGAATGCTAGAGTTTGTGCTGATTGTTTTAACAATTCTACCCG ATCAGAGAAAGTTGATGGAGTTGATTCCGTAACAGATAAAGTTTCTAGATTAGACATTGATACAGAAAAACATCCAAAACCAGAACCAACAACACAGAATCAATCTGCTGCAGGTGTTATAGAGTGTAAGTGTGGGATGCCTTTATGCATCTGTGAAGCACCAGCAGCAAAAACAGATCCGGTTCCCATGCAG TCGAAttcaaaaccaaagaaaacaGATGCTGTTCCGAAGAACAGAGGCTCCACTTCAAGCAGCAAGCCTAG TTCGGTTTTCAATCATGGCCAAATTACAAATGGTGGTGTAGATAAACCTCAGATGGATTATGAAGTCAATGGAGAG GGTTTAAGGGAAGCCATAAAGAATGGTGATACTGTTGCAGTCAAGAAGCTTTTGAGTGAG GGTGTGGATGCAAATTATCGTGATAAGCAAGGAATGTCTTTGCTACATCTG GCTGCACTATTTAATCGAACTGACATAGCGTTCATCCTTATGGACTCCGGGGCAAGCATGAACTATAAGAATGCGCAAG GGGAAACGCCATTGGACTGCGCTCCTGCAACTTTGCAGTACAAGATGAAACAGAAAATGGAGGAATGTGGACAGCAGGGGCCACATACCAGTGTTTGA